CAGGGTATCGAGTGCCGCGGCCATGCGGGCGGGACAAGGGACGGAGGAGCGGATTTAATCTGCGCCTCCGTTTCTTTGTGTATGGAGATGTTGGAGGAGGGGCTGCGCCATGTCGCTGACCCTGACGTTGTCACCTCGGTGTGGATATGTGAATCCAGGAATCCGGGGGGAAAGGCTATTCACTGGGAGGGGGACGGCGCGGAGGTCCTGGCCGAGACGGTGGCCGCGACGCTGAGGAATATCGCCGCCGCCAACCCGCAGAATGTTTCTGTCGAAGATGTTTTTAATGGGGAGGATAAAAAAGATGAGAAGGTTGCTGAATCTTAGGTTTTTTGACGGTACTGCCGGTTATGGTGAGATGTCGGACGAGGATTTCCAGAATGTGATGGACAGTGTTCGCTATGCCGGGTTTGATGAAGATGATCCCGCGCCTGTGCCTGTGCCGGCGGATGATGACGCGGGTAACGGCGATGATTCGGGGGGTGGCGAATCGACGCCAGTGCAGAATGAACCGCCCGCCGCTCCGGCTGCGGAACCGGAGGTTCCCCCTGCGCAGCCGGAACCGCCGGCACAACAGAGCGGTATCCCCCCGCATCTGGCGGATAGGTACGCGCCGATCATCGACGCTCTGGAAACGGACCCGTCTTTTCGTCAGGCGCTGGCCGATGCGATTGCCGCGCGGCGCAGCAGCGCATATGTTCCAGCCGCCGCGCCGCAGCCTGAGCAGGCGGCTAAACCGGCGGATGAGGATGTCGAGCCGGTATG
The window above is part of the Cloacibacillus evryensis DSM 19522 genome. Proteins encoded here:
- a CDS encoding ribosomal-processing cysteine protease Prp; this translates as MTKVRVFYAGSPPDAWVQGIECRGHAGGTRDGGADLICASVSLCMEMLEEGLRHVADPDVVTSVWICESRNPGGKAIHWEGDGAEVLAETVAATLRNIAAANPQNVSVEDVFNGEDKKDEKVAES